Sequence from the Bacillota bacterium genome:
CGGGTCTCTGGTCAAAAACCGTCCCGTGGCGGGGTCAAAGTAGCGATGTGTCAGTAACAGTATTCCCGTTTCCACGTCGGTGTAGTAACCCCACTGCCCCTTGTAGCCGTATGGTGTCGGGTTATTACCAGACATGCGCTGACCCCAGGCGTCGGAAACTAGTCAGCAAACTGATACCACTCTTCAGGAAACTCCCAGATGCGCTTGATTCCACCCTTCTGGACGTCTACATAGCCTAATACCCCGTTCGCCACCACAAACAGTCCTTTATTGTCTCGGCTCCATGTAATGGCAAGGTTGCCTGCCCATTTCGGACCGACAGGGTGCGCCTTCGCCCCCATGTTATCAGCTACCCAGAACCGATACCCTTCATGCATTCGCTGGAACTTCCTTCCCAAAGGGTCATGAAACCACGTGTGATACCAGAGCAGGAGCTTGCGACTGTCTCTTGACCACAGAACGCGCCTACGCCAACCGGGCACAACCAATTCTCGGTTCACTTTCCCACGACCGCCCGTTGGAACTAATATCACGGTGCTGGTATCCTTTTCCCCGCTGCCGTCCACCAGCGCAGCCATGAACCCATCGGGAGACAACCAGCCCTGAAACGTTTTCTCCACCACCCTCACCACCCTCAAAGCTGCGGGTGCCTTTGCAGAACCGCGGGCGAGTCCCAACAGTGGTGTTCCGTCTCGTTTGACCGATGCAACGACGGCATGTATATTGCCACTCCGGCAATCGTACCACACATCCTTACATCGCCACCCCGTTGGCGTTTCCCCAATTACCTTCTCTTTTCCTGTTCCCAAATCGATGACATGCAAAGTGTCCAGGCATCTGGACCCATCCAACACCATTTCTCCTGTCTCCAATTTGCGAAACGCTGGCGCAAACCGAGTGAACACCACACAATCTCGGTATGGGCACAACTTAAAGTTTCCAAGCAGGAAATCCGAGCAGGGAGGCGGCACGGGTACACGCGGGTCTCCTTCGCAGACAAAAGACCGCAATACGCGCTCTACGCCGTTCTTTGAGACAAGCACGATGCTTACCTCATCGCTTGCAAGCTTGGCAGCTTCTGCTGGCGTGGGCGAGAGCTCTCGTCCAGCATAGAGGAGGCGGCTACGCTTGACCACAAGGTTGGCAGACCAGCCGACCACGCGGTCGGCGGTCTGTGGCTGGGGGGGTAACGACTTGGCTCCCGAGACGACAAGCCTCCCCGATGACACATCTACCACCGCATACCACGAGATAGAAGAGAGTTGTACGACACCATCCCTCCATGCGGAGGAGCTACGCACGGGGGCGAGCACAGAGAACGCGACTTGCCGCCCCTCGATGTCTACATCCACACCCTCACTCGATGCGAAGCAGCGTGGGAGGCCGTCCTCCATCCGACGCAATGTCCACGAAGATTTATCTTGAGTTGGTGGCTGGGACATGGAAGCGTTTCCTCCTCACCAATCCCCAAAGAGCACAGCGCCACCCGTCGAGGTCCGACGACCACGACGCCCGTTTTTGCCTCTCTCTTTTTGCTGACGCCACGCGTCGCACGCCTGTTGACATCGGTCATCGGGAACTCCTAGCGCACCGCAACATGCATAGCACCGCATTTGAAAAACTGCACCTCTGCCCGGACAGTTATAGCAATCAAGAATACTTCGCGGATAGTGGCAGCTGTGGCTCCGCTTGAGCACCCTGCCCAATAATCTGTTCAGCTCACATAAGTCGTTAACAGCCACGCATGTATTCACGTACGTGGGATAGAGTGGGTAGTCTGGCGTGAACAAGAGGGGCGCACAGATAGCATAACACCACGTGCTGTCAAATAAACCACAAGGATCCCTCTTACTCACCACCCCATTGCCCACATACGCATACAGGTTAATCCCTCCCTCAAACCCAATCGGGTCGCGGGTCAAAAACCGCCCCGTCGCGGGGTCAAAGTAACGGTGCGTCAGGAACAGCGGCACGGTCTCCCCGTCGGTGTGGTAGCCCCGGTGCCCGTTTTGACCTTCGTTCGCGACCCTTAATCGCCCAGCCGCAGCAGAAGTTCTTGTCTTCACCAGTGCACAATCAAGCGCTCCCGCGTCAGTTCGACAAATTCATGCGCCACCAGTGCCATTTCCATATCGTGGAGATGTTCAGCAATCAGAGAAATTAGGTCGTCGTTACGGATATTACCTGTGCTAATCAGCAGCAGTTTGTATGCCCCCACGTCCAGTGCCAGCCGGTGGATGAACCCTCTATCCTTAGTGATGAGCACGGCTTGCTGATGCCGTGAGATAAACTCTATCGCGGCGTCAGGGGTGCGGTTTCCATCTGGCAAGTCTAAAGTGTGTATCGCTTCGTGCCCCGCCTGCTGCAACAAAGATGCTAACCGGCGTGGCAGCTGCGCGTCCACCAGGAATCTCATCGAACCAGTTCCTGGAGCTTTTCCGTGCGCACCATCTTCACGGCATACTGCAGGCACGCCAGCAGGTCTTCACGCTCGAGGTCGGGATAGTCTTCCAGTATCTGCTCAAAGGTCATCCCCGAAGCCATCAACTCCAGAATGCTCTCCACGGGATAACGCAACCCGCGAATGACCGGCTTGCCGTGACACATGTTGGCGTCAATCACGATGCGCTGCTGCCAAGTAGAAGTGCTCATCGTTGCCTCCAAATGCACAACTGCCTCTGCTGGATATTATGATACCCTACCATGCGTCGGCTTGTGAAATGCAATTGATTTAGAAACACTATTGGTAACAAACTCAGTCATGGGCGTCTTCGTCCTCACCGCCAGCGGCGGCAGGCGAGTCTGTTACCAAAAGCTCCGCGAGTTCCTCGTAGGCTTCGTCCAACGCCCACGCAAACTCGCGGAGCAGGCGGTCATCCACCTCCAATCCGTGTGTTTTGGGTCAGAGAGAGGCGGGTCGCCACTCCCTACCCCTGTGGGGGTGCTGCGTCTATATGTTACCAAAGGGCCGTGCGGCGTGCCAAGCGTAGTCGGGTGGTATGAGGGTTTTGGTTACATTGAACATGTTACCAAATCAATTACACAAAACACGGCTACAGGTTGACCCCTCCCTCAAACCCTATCGGGTCTCTGGTCAAAAACCGCCCTGTCGCGGGGTTAAAGAAGCAGAGCCCACGAGTTCGGTTCTTAACCCCACATCCGTTGCACGCCATAGGCATCCAGCGAGGCGTCACCACTTGCAATCGCTATCCCCTCTACCCGCGCCTGTGCCACCAGCAGGCGGTCAAACGGGTCGCGATGATGGAAGGGCAACTCTATCAGCTCCGACAAATGGGCTACCGTGATGGGTAGCAACTCAAAGCTGTTGATTTCTACCTGCGTTTGGATAAATACATCAAACGGCTGTTGGAGGCGCATTCGCCCAAGGCTTAACTTAATCGCCATCTCCCACAGACTGGCAATGCTGAGAAGCACTCGGTTGTGCGGCGTCTCAATCGCAATACGAACCACCGCAGGTAAGCGCTCCGCGCCTGCAACAAACCACAGAAAGGTATGCGTGTCAAGGAGAATCGTCATGACATGTAGGGAAGAAAATCCTCAAGTGGGGCGTCGAAATCCTCACTCAACGTGACCATGCCGCGGGCACTGCCGAACTGGCGCGGGCGCACTGCTGGCATGGCGGTGAGCTGCACCATACCTTGCTCCGTGCGGATAAACACCCTTTCGCCCTGCAACACCGACGCCAGCAGGTCGTTCAGTTGCCCTCGTGCCTCTTCTACAGTAACTACGCGCATCTCAGGTTCTCCACCAAGAAAGACCACTGTCAATATAGCACAAAGCACGACCATGTGCAAGATAGACAAGCCCTCCAATCAAGCCGCTGCAAGCGGCTGACACTCCCATCTGCAGCCAGATATACTTTTCAGGGCGATGCACGGTGCGTCACGCTGTGCCGAGGTCTCGTCTTCGCCAACTCGCTACGCAACTCAACTACGTTGTACACGCTAACCACCAACCCTGTTAGACTCACCAATAAGAGGACAGCACCAATCCAACGGGGTTTGCAATGCGTCCTGAACGCTTTCTCAGGGAAAAACGTCATCACGAAAGCCGGGATGCCGAAACAGACAGAGACGATTATGCCCACTAACGGCCACTGCAGACCCATCAACAGCATCCTCCGTTCCATCTCATCCATCGTCCCCCCACCTCCTTACCAACTCCGATAACCGCACTGCTCAAGCAACCACTGGGCAACGTCGTAACAGTTGTTCCCAACAAGGCAATATAGGGGCGGTTGCCGCTGAGGTCTTTTCATATTGCCGCATACACACTTCTCTTGCTCAGGTGTGAGGTTAACTTTACGACATCGCTCACCTTCTCGATGAGGAGGCGCTAAGTCTCCTGTTTCCCACAAGCCCTCATCGATTATCGGGGAAGTGCACCACTTACCTGAGGGGGTAAACCCTAGACACACCCTTCGTTCGGTTTTTTCTCCTGTCTTCGTCTCGTCACAGCATAGCCACACACGGCTGCCAACGCTGAATTTGGGAGGCCCTTCACACCAATCAACCTTTAAACCGAGCCGGTCTTGCCGTCTTACCACCCCATTCCCTACATACGCATACAGGTTGATGCCCCCGTCAAACCCAATCGGGTCTCTGGTCAAAAACCGCCCCGTCGCGGAGTCAAAGTAGCGATGTGTCAGTAACAGTATTCCCGTTTCCACGTCGGTGTAGTAACCCCACTGCCCTTTGTAGCCGTAGGGCGTCGGGTTGCTGCCAGACATGCGCTGACCCCAGGCATCATACGCCAGGTTCGCCAGCACCGTAAGACCGTCGTCGTCCATCAGGTGCACTGCGTTGCCCTGCGGGTCAAACTGGTAGCCCGTGGTGCCATACACCAGCAAACCGTTCGACCCAAACGCCACGCCTGCTACCTGCCCACACTTCCATCATAGCAGAAGCCAGCGCAACATTGCAAGCCTTTTTGCGAGGATGCGCGAAAAAGCGTCTAACCCCTACCCTCTCCGCAAACCCGCCAGTTTTTCCCAAAAACCGTGAAACCTTCGGGCGTATCAGGCACCTTTTTAACCGTTTTTTCGTATATACTGTATGAGCCCTGCTGTAGAAACGGCGTCGTTTGACACCGCGCAGGGCTTTCGGTATACTATCGCACGGTGGTTTTTGCCACAAAACCCATATTACAGGCGCCAACCAAAAGGAGGCATGGCATAACCGATGGAGTCAGCCATCAAAATCGAAGGTCTCACGAAAGAGTACCTGAACAAAACAACAGGACAAATGGTCCGCGCTGTGGACGACCTGCATCTGGAAGTATATAAGGGGGAAATCTTCGGCTTCCTAGGACCCAACGGCGCGGGCAAAACCACAACCATTAAAATGCTGCTCGGGCTTATCTTTCCCACTAAAGGCGATGCATGGATTTTCGGCAAGCCGATTGGCGATGTCAGCGTCAAGAAGGTGATTGCCTACCTGCCCGAAAGCCCCTACTTCTACGAGTACCTTACGGGTCGGCAGGTGCTGGATTTCTACGCCCGGCTGTTCGGCATTCCTGCCAGCGAGCGCAAGAAGAAAGTGGACACCCTGCTGGAGGTGGTGGGGCTGTCGCGCGACGGCGACAAGACCCTGCGCAACTACTCGAAGGGGATGTTGCAGCGCATTGGCATCGCGCAGGCGCTGCTGAACGACCCCGAGCTGCTGTTCTTAGACGAACCCACTTCCGGTCTGGACCCGATGGCGCGCATCGAAATCCGCGACCTCATCATCCGCCTGAAGCAACAGGGCAAGACCGTCTTCCTCAGCTCGCACCAGCTGCTGGAGGTGGAGCTCATCTGCGACCGCGTCTCTATCCTGAACCGTGGTAAGCTGTTGAAGGCAGGCAAGCTGGACGAACTGTTGCCCAGCGGGCGCGTGGAGATTGTCGCGGAGAACGTGGACGACGGTGTGGCGGAGAAAATCCGCGCGATGGGCGGACAAGTGCACCGCCAGGATGGACGGTTGGTGGTGCAACAGCCCGATGACGCCTCGGTGAACAAAGTGGTGGACATTATCCGCAGCGCGAACGGGGTTATCCGCTCGCTCACCCCACAGCGACGCACCCTCGAAGAGCTCTTCGTTTCCACCATTGAGGAGGTTGAAAAGAGATGACGGCGGTTATGGCAATTGCTTACAACACCATGCGCGAAGCGCTCAGCCGACGTGTGGTGTTGCTGTTCCTGTTCGGGGCACTGGTGCTGATTGTCCTGTCGCCCCTGTTCAGCTTCCTCTCCCCGCGTGAGGAACTGACCCTGCTCAAAAGCCTCGGGTTGGGTGTGATCCAGCTGGCTTCGATGTTCATCTGTATCGTGATGGGCATCTCGTTGATACCCACCGAGATCGAGCGCCGCACCATCTACACCGTGCTCTCCAAGCCGGTGCAGCGCTATGAGTTTGTGCTGGGCAAGTTCCTGGGCGGCATCCTCACCATGCTGTTCAACATCCTGTTCATGGGCATCGTCTTCTTCGCGGTGGTGGCATGGCGGGGTACGCCCAAACAGGCGCTGGACCTCTGGAAGGGCTTCATGATGATTTTCTTCCAGATGAGCATTCTGGTGTCGCTGGCGATTTTCTTCTCAGTGTTCCTTACCCCCTTCGTCAACTTCTTCATGTCGCTGGGGGTGTACATAGTGGGAACGCTCTCCAGCGTCACCGAATCGCTCATGAAGGGTGAAAACCGTACCATCATCCAGAAGGGCATCGGCGCGGTGCTGCACTACCTGTTGCCCCAGTTCGGCAACTTCAACGTCCAGAACAAGATTATCCACCCCGAAACGCGCATCATCAACGAAACAGTGTACTATATTCAGAACATCGGCTATGCGTTGCTATACATCGCGGTGCTGCTCATCATCGCGGTCATCATCTTTGACCGGCGTGAGGTGTAACCATGCGACGAACGCAGCTGATACTGGCTATTGTCGTACTGTGGGCGCTGAGCGCCGTGCTGCAGACCGCGATCGACCCGCTCCGCAAGCAGTTCGAGCCGAAGGTGGAAGGGCTATTCGGCAAAATGACCGGGTTGCCCACCGAGTACATCTTCGGCACGATGCTGGGCTTCCGCGAGGTGGTGGCAGGGGCGCTGTGGGTGCGTGCGGACTCCTTCTTCCACGAAGGCAACTATGACGCCATCCTGCCCATCATCCGGCTGGTGACGTGGCTGGACCCGCACAATCTGGACGTTTACAGCACCGGCGCGTGGCACATCGGCTACAACTTCACCGACACCGAGCAACGTTCAGACCGTCGCTACCTCTCCGCCGCGTTGAAGCTGCTGGAGGAGGGCGTCGAAAACAACCCCGATGTGTACGACCTGTACTTCGAGATGGGCTGGATGTGGTACGACAAAATCAAGCAGGGGCACAATGCCGTCCAGTGGTTCCAGAAGGCTTACGAGTTCCCCGACCGACCGGACGAGTATTCGCCCGGGATACCCCCAGCGCGCCGGCACATGGTGGCGCACGCTTGGGAGAAAGCCGGGCTGATCGACCAGTGCTTGCTCACCTGGCAGGACATCCTGCAGAGGCACGAGCGCTATTACGAGTCGCACAAGAAAGAGTATATGGCGCGGGTTCAAATAGACGTTGCCAAGCATAACTATACCTTGACCGACCTGCGCCAGTACCGGCGCTACCTGAAGCAACCCCCGGACACGCAACCGCCCATCGACGTCAAGTTCGACGTGAAGGTGCGCGTGGTGGAGCCCAAGATTATTGAGGTCTCCGGTACGGTGGACCTGGGCAACTACTTCGACGAGCAGATGCAGAAGATGGACTACCGCCCCGGGCGTGTGGACGTGGTGCTGCGCGACGAGGGCTATAAGTCCTCCATCCTGCCGACCGATGAGAAAGAGGCGGGTGAGGTGTGGCGGCAGAAGGTGTTTACCTTCGATGTGCCCGATGTGACCATCATGCAGGAGCAGATAGCCATTATCAAGGGCAAGTTCAAGCGCAAGATCGATATGAGCAAAGACCCGATGATGTACAGCTTCAAGGCTCCGCGCTACGTGGTCACGGTGCGCTTCAACCCGTTGTACGCGCCGCCGCAGACGCAGGACCGCATCGGCTGGCGAGGCGAAGGTCTCACCGATAAGCGCTACCTGCGTCTGGACAAGGTGACCACCGTGGACAAGGACGGCAAGACATACACGGTGGACGTGCGCCGCGTGCGCAAGCACCTGCTGCTGACCCGTGAGCAGTTGCTGAGCGGTAAAGGCGAGGCGGTCGAGTACACGGGTCTGGAATAGCACCGCCCGATGTGTTACAATAGTGATAGAGTAGCCGTGCTAGCCGGGGAGCTAGCGGTGCCCTGTACCCGCAATCCGCTATAGCGGGGGTGAACTCCTGCCCGCGGTGCCGTCTTGTGGGCAGTGCCTGCGTAAGTGGCGTGGATGGTTGGGCGCTGCGCAACGGTTGACGTGCCAACCCCGCCAGGTCCGGAAGGAAGCAACGGTCAACACGCTCGCCGTGTGCCGCAGACCTACCCAGCCGGAGTCAACTGCGCAGGTCGACACCCGGAAGGCGTGCATCAAAGGCAGGTGCACGGCTACTCTATCACTTGTGTTTTTTCACCCATGATGAAGCTGATGAACACCATGCGTTTCGTGATTGCTGGCATCGGGATAGTGCTGTGTCTGACAGCAGGTGTGCAGGCGGATGAACGTGAGGTTCGCATTCCGAGCGATGGGGTCGTACTGGCTGGTACATTAACCACACCCCATGCTTCCAGTAAATCACCCGCCCTGCTTTTAATCCCCGGAAGCGGCGCGGTAGACCGTAACGGCAACGGCGACGGATTGAATACCGACCTGTATCGCCACCTAGCGCAACAGCTGGCGCAGATGGGTTATGTCACCCTGCGCTACGATAAACGCGGAGTCGGCGCGAGCAAAATACCCGAAAAGGAGGAGGTTGGAACCACCCTGAGCCAGGTCGCCCGCGATGCACTGGCAGCTCTTAACTTCCTGCGTCAGCAACCGGAAGTAGACCCCAGGCGCGTGGGAGTACTGGGTTACGAAGACGGCGCGCTCATCGGGATGGCACTGGCAGGAGAAACGCCCGACCCACCGAAAGTGCTGGTGTGCCTCGCTCCTCCGGGGCGTACGCCAGCCATCATCCTGCGCGAGAACCTCCA
This genomic interval carries:
- a CDS encoding RHS repeat-associated core domain-containing protein encodes the protein MSGNNPTPYGYKGQWGYYTDVETGILLLTHRYFDPATGRFLTRDPIGLEGGVNLYAYVGNGVVMGADPKGCGIVDICLTLA
- a CDS encoding RHS repeat-associated core domain-containing protein, with protein sequence MCRTDAGALDCALVKTRTSAAAGRLRVANEGQNGHRGYHTDGETVPLFLTHRYFDPATGRFLTRDPIGFEGGINLYAYVGNGVVSKRDPCGLFDSTWCYAICAPLLFTPDYPLYPTYVNTCVAVNDLCELNRLLGRVLKRSHSCHYPRSILDCYNCPGRGAVFQMRCYACCGALGVPDDRCQQACDAWRQQKERGKNGRRGRRTSTGGAVLFGDW
- a CDS encoding DUF5615 family PIN-like protein, which produces MRFLVDAQLPRRLASLLQQAGHEAIHTLDLPDGNRTPDAAIEFISRHQQAVLITKDRGFIHRLALDVGAYKLLLISTGNIRNDDLISLIAEHLHDMEMALVAHEFVELTRERLIVHW
- a CDS encoding DUF433 domain-containing protein, which codes for MSTSTWQQRIVIDANMCHGKPVIRGLRYPVESILELMASGMTFEQILEDYPDLEREDLLACLQYAVKMVRTEKLQELVR
- a CDS encoding type II toxin-antitoxin system VapC family toxin, with translation MTILLDTHTFLWFVAGAERLPAVVRIAIETPHNRVLLSIASLWEMAIKLSLGRMRLQQPFDVFIQTQVEINSFELLPITVAHLSELIELPFHHRDPFDRLLVAQARVEGIAIASGDASLDAYGVQRMWG
- a CDS encoding DUF2281 domain-containing protein, encoding MRVVTVEEARGQLNDLLASVLQGERVFIRTEQGMVQLTAMPAVRPRQFGSARGMVTLSEDFDAPLEDFLPYMS
- a CDS encoding RHS repeat-associated core domain-containing protein — protein: MAFGSNGLLVYGTTGYQFDPQGNAVHLMDDDGLTVLANLAYDAWGQRMSGSNPTPYGYKGQWGYYTDVETGILLLTHRYFDSATGRFLTRDPIGFDGGINLYAYVGNGVVRRQDRLGLKVDWCEGPPKFSVGSRVWLCCDETKTGEKTERRVCLGFTPSGKWCTSPIIDEGLWETGDLAPPHREGERCRKVNLTPEQEKCVCGNMKRPQRQPPLYCLVGNNCYDVAQWLLEQCGYRSW
- a CDS encoding ABC transporter ATP-binding protein; this translates as MESAIKIEGLTKEYLNKTTGQMVRAVDDLHLEVYKGEIFGFLGPNGAGKTTTIKMLLGLIFPTKGDAWIFGKPIGDVSVKKVIAYLPESPYFYEYLTGRQVLDFYARLFGIPASERKKKVDTLLEVVGLSRDGDKTLRNYSKGMLQRIGIAQALLNDPELLFLDEPTSGLDPMARIEIRDLIIRLKQQGKTVFLSSHQLLEVELICDRVSILNRGKLLKAGKLDELLPSGRVEIVAENVDDGVAEKIRAMGGQVHRQDGRLVVQQPDDASVNKVVDIIRSANGVIRSLTPQRRTLEELFVSTIEEVEKR
- a CDS encoding ABC transporter permease subunit, producing MTAVMAIAYNTMREALSRRVVLLFLFGALVLIVLSPLFSFLSPREELTLLKSLGLGVIQLASMFICIVMGISLIPTEIERRTIYTVLSKPVQRYEFVLGKFLGGILTMLFNILFMGIVFFAVVAWRGTPKQALDLWKGFMMIFFQMSILVSLAIFFSVFLTPFVNFFMSLGVYIVGTLSSVTESLMKGENRTIIQKGIGAVLHYLLPQFGNFNVQNKIIHPETRIINETVYYIQNIGYALLYIAVLLIIAVIIFDRREV
- a CDS encoding alpha/beta hydrolase, with protein sequence MNTMRFVIAGIGIVLCLTAGVQADEREVRIPSDGVVLAGTLTTPHASSKSPALLLIPGSGAVDRNGNGDGLNTDLYRHLAQQLAQMGYVTLRYDKRGVGASKIPEKEEVGTTLSQVARDALAALNFLRQQPEVDPRRVGVLGYEDGALIGMALAGETPDPPKVLVCLAPPGRTPAIILRENLQQRWQSEGLSADKIQRRLGDFDTAIAALYYRLPMPPLHEDVAPYFMLPDRPYLQEFYFENPVARLKLVKVPVLLLYGELDRRVSPKQDGELLWQHARNAGNSKVELKILSGTAHAFKSSPAGDTQEVLTNPRLPLAPALVNALKEWLSANL